One window from the genome of Musa acuminata AAA Group cultivar baxijiao chromosome BXJ1-4, Cavendish_Baxijiao_AAA, whole genome shotgun sequence encodes:
- the LOC135651549 gene encoding histone H1-like, with protein sequence MATDETTDPRPVAKSKKAKAPKEARAKKAAAPRKPSAHPPYAEMIKEAITTLKERTGSSPYAIGKFIEDKHKAHLPSNFRKILFLQLKKLAAAGKLTKVKSSYKLSTIVHAAPAEPKSAAGPKKPAAVQTKLKAKAKPAAAASKTKAKIATTAKAKSKHVASTVKPKPKAAAAKPRVAPKRKSPVKPKPKPKPRPTRAAKTTAKESPGKKAAKRTSSRSAPTKKPKPAVKKAAAAAKKAKK encoded by the exons ATGGCCACCGATGAGACCACTGATCCGAGACCGGTGGCGAAGTCGAAGAAGGCGAAGGCCCCCAAGGAGGCCAGGGCCAAGAAGGCTGCCGCCCCCAGGAAGCCTTCCGCCCATCCTCCCTACGCCGAG ATGATCAAGGAGGCGATCACAACGCTCAAGGAGAGAACCGGGTCGAGCCCGTACGCCATCGGGAAGTTCATCGAGGACAAGCACAAGGCTCACCTCCCGTCCAACTTTCGAAAGATCCTCTTCCTCCAGCTGAAGAAGCTCGCCGCCGCCGGGAAGCTCACCAAGGTGAAGAGCTCCTACAAGCTCTCTACCATCGTGCATGCCGCGCCGGCTGAGCCCAAGTCTGCGGCGGGCCCCAAGAAACCAGCCGCCGTACAGACGAAGCTTAAGGCTAAGGCGAAGCCTGCCGCTGCCGCTTCGAAAACCAAGGCCAAGATCGCTACCACTGCGAAGGCTAAATCCAAGCATGTAGCATCTACGGTCAAGCCCAAACCGAAGGCGGCCGCGGCGAAGCCGAGGGTGGCCCCGAAGCGCAAGTCCCCGGTGAAGCCTAAGCCCAAGCCCAAGCCTAGGCCGACCAGGGCCGCGAAGACCACCGCGAAGGAGTCCCCGGGGAAGAAGGCAGCAAAGAGAACGTCGAGTCGGTCGGCGCCCACGAAGAAGCCGAAGCCAGCGGTGAAgaaagcggcggcggcggccaaaaaggcaaaaaagtag